A region of Streptomyces paludis DNA encodes the following proteins:
- a CDS encoding glycosyltransferase family 2 protein, whose translation MTASSVPAADRPRSPARVSVVIPNYNYAATLELCLASLAAQTLPAFEVIVSDDASTDNSVEVAGRFDCRVLRAERNGGVSMARNAGAAAARGDILFFLDSDQALAPDALENAVDLLSADPRLGCVHGIIAAEPLVDDGPVEWYRTLHAHHWRLKGVGPTPTAYFAAAAMPRAVFEEVGPFEPALRDSEDVEYSERLAARHGILLTDRIVAAHDEEHRLGRMLREQFRRAQYLLPFAAAHRRRPGALRANSELGVAAALLTAVTAPVALFVPALAPIPVLGVAAFAAADPALLGFVRRKRGIGFVPLFVGLHLLVNVQIALGAATGWVRSRFDRDFGTPAGRAPRPTTAAGSSTATGSSPSAGPRGTGARGV comes from the coding sequence GTGACCGCGTCCTCCGTGCCCGCCGCCGACCGTCCCCGCTCCCCGGCGCGGGTCTCCGTCGTCATCCCCAACTACAACTACGCCGCGACGCTGGAGCTGTGCCTCGCCTCCCTGGCCGCGCAGACCCTTCCGGCGTTCGAAGTGATCGTCTCGGACGACGCCAGCACCGACAACTCCGTGGAGGTGGCCGGCCGCTTCGACTGCCGGGTGTTACGGGCCGAACGCAACGGCGGCGTCTCCATGGCGCGCAACGCCGGAGCGGCCGCCGCCCGCGGCGACATCCTGTTCTTCCTCGACTCGGACCAGGCGCTCGCCCCCGACGCGCTGGAGAACGCGGTCGACCTGCTGTCGGCGGACCCGCGGCTCGGCTGTGTGCACGGCATCATCGCCGCCGAACCCCTCGTGGACGACGGCCCGGTGGAGTGGTACCGCACCCTGCACGCACACCACTGGCGGCTCAAGGGTGTCGGCCCGACCCCCACGGCGTACTTCGCCGCGGCGGCCATGCCCCGCGCCGTCTTCGAGGAGGTGGGCCCGTTCGAGCCCGCGCTGCGGGACAGCGAGGACGTGGAGTACAGCGAACGCCTGGCCGCGCGCCACGGCATCCTCCTCACCGACCGGATCGTCGCGGCCCACGACGAGGAGCACCGGCTCGGCCGGATGCTCCGCGAACAGTTCCGCCGCGCCCAGTACCTGCTTCCGTTCGCCGCCGCGCACCGCCGGCGCCCCGGTGCGCTGCGGGCCAACAGCGAACTCGGCGTGGCCGCGGCGCTCCTCACCGCCGTCACCGCGCCCGTGGCCCTCTTCGTTCCCGCGCTGGCGCCGATCCCGGTGCTCGGGGTGGCCGCGTTCGCCGCCGCGGACCCGGCGCTCCTCGGGTTCGTCCGCCGTAAGCGGGGGATCGGTTTCGTACCGCTCTTCGTCGGCCTCCATCTGCTGGTCAACGTACAGATCGCGCTGGGCGCGGCGACCGGCTGGGTGCGCAGCCGTTTCGACCGCGACTTCGGTACGCCGGCCGGCCGGGCGCCCCGCCCCACGACCGCCGCGGGCTCCTCGACCGCCACCGGCTCCTCCCCGTCGGCCGGTCCGCGCGGCACCGGAGCCCGCGGTGTCTGA
- a CDS encoding endonuclease/exonuclease/phosphatase family protein, which produces MSVPVPVPVDEVRAAGGAGEPRAPVPPRPPAAGEAAGRTAGRAAGRMTRTLAVAVALWTVFLVAFLLLTGEHWWWRPVELLPPLTFLVVPLLLLALTPAARGARGRLSVAALCALLLGLPLAGLNAHALPGLGGTTAAPPGAPRVFSWNTEYWDDSDDPEEFYAYLKAQRADVYLLQEHVSWDLARHRPVRVDHVAELRARFPGFHVVAVGEVLTMSRYPIEEWRALDSWPYLSDPGIGKPPDGGFPEYYRYKVLRTDLRVDGRVMTFYNIHVPVQLDVSMDPFSARFPEFMRAQEVRRQAHYRALERDLAENRLPVVVAGDMNGTSAMGEVRRLGGRLKDALPASGLLYPGTWPASGPALWRLDWAFTSESVTVHEYRTVDSRGMSDHRAQALVLSVPGG; this is translated from the coding sequence ATGAGCGTGCCTGTGCCCGTGCCCGTGGACGAGGTGCGGGCGGCCGGGGGAGCCGGCGAGCCCCGCGCGCCGGTGCCTCCCCGGCCACCGGCGGCCGGGGAGGCGGCCGGACGGACGGCCGGCCGGGCGGCGGGCCGGATGACCCGGACGCTCGCCGTGGCCGTCGCGCTGTGGACGGTGTTCCTGGTGGCGTTCCTGCTCCTCACCGGCGAGCACTGGTGGTGGCGGCCGGTGGAGCTGCTGCCTCCCCTGACGTTCCTGGTGGTGCCGCTGCTCCTGCTGGCGCTCACCCCGGCGGCGCGCGGGGCCAGGGGCCGGCTGTCCGTCGCCGCGCTCTGCGCTCTGCTGCTCGGTCTGCCCCTGGCGGGACTGAACGCGCACGCGCTGCCGGGCCTCGGCGGTACGACGGCCGCACCGCCGGGGGCGCCTCGGGTGTTCTCGTGGAACACCGAGTACTGGGACGACAGCGACGACCCCGAGGAGTTCTACGCGTATCTGAAGGCGCAGCGGGCCGATGTCTATCTGCTTCAGGAGCATGTCTCCTGGGACCTGGCGCGACACCGGCCGGTCCGGGTGGACCATGTGGCCGAACTCCGCGCCCGTTTCCCGGGGTTCCATGTTGTGGCGGTCGGCGAGGTGCTGACGATGTCCCGGTATCCGATCGAGGAGTGGCGCGCGCTGGACAGCTGGCCGTACCTGTCCGATCCCGGTATCGGGAAGCCGCCCGACGGAGGGTTCCCGGAGTACTACCGGTACAAGGTGCTCCGCACCGATCTGCGGGTCGACGGGCGGGTGATGACGTTCTACAACATCCATGTCCCGGTACAGCTCGATGTCTCGATGGATCCCTTCTCGGCGCGGTTCCCTGAGTTCATGCGGGCCCAGGAGGTCCGGCGCCAGGCCCACTACCGGGCGCTGGAGCGGGATCTGGCGGAGAACCGGCTGCCCGTGGTGGTGGCGGGCGACATGAACGGCACCTCGGCCATGGGTGAGGTGCGCCGGCTCGGCGGCCGGCTGAAGGACGCGCTGCCCGCGAGCGGCCTGCTGTACCCGGGGACCTGGCCGGCGAGCGGACCGGCGCTGTGGCGGCTCGACTGGGCGTTCACCAGCGAATCGGTCACGGTCCACGAGTACCGGACGGTGGACAGCCGGGGCATGTCCGACCACCGGGCCCAGGCGCTCGTCCTGTCGGTCCCCGGCGGCTGA
- a CDS encoding glycosyltransferase family 2 protein, giving the protein MPRPLVSVVIPNYNYRNSIGLCVDAALRQTYAPLEVIVVDDHSTDDSLKIARSRDVTVLQTPGNSGVAVARNTGAAAARGEILFFVDSDVALRPDAVEKAVEELLANPGYGAVCGIYEDQPLIRDSVVEECRVLQAYCWRMDSLGTVSFLFSSLTAIPRKVFQEIGPFNPRLRQTEEVEYGERMSARYEIMVTPHVLGRHDDDDKLSALLRKLFRRARLRVPLFARRRRFAKGFETASRSMAAVAALGAVAALPLALLGPWWLLAPVALAGLSVAGDLPMYRYVLKRRGARFLAVFTSVAFATNVAISSGIAVGAVYWLLSGRFRRLYETQWLTAGEETAREEISGAPGEPTVRNPGMTA; this is encoded by the coding sequence GTGCCCCGACCTCTCGTGTCGGTCGTCATCCCCAACTACAACTACCGGAACTCCATAGGGCTCTGTGTCGACGCGGCGCTGCGCCAGACGTACGCCCCGCTCGAAGTGATCGTGGTCGACGACCACAGCACCGACGACTCCCTGAAGATCGCCCGCAGCCGGGATGTGACCGTCCTCCAGACCCCCGGCAACAGCGGCGTCGCCGTCGCCCGCAACACCGGCGCGGCGGCGGCGCGCGGCGAGATCCTGTTCTTCGTCGACTCCGATGTGGCGCTGCGCCCGGACGCGGTGGAGAAGGCGGTCGAGGAGCTGCTCGCCAATCCGGGGTACGGCGCGGTCTGCGGCATCTACGAGGACCAGCCGCTGATCCGGGACAGCGTCGTCGAGGAGTGCCGGGTGCTGCAGGCGTACTGCTGGCGGATGGACTCGCTCGGTACGGTCAGCTTCCTCTTCTCCTCGCTCACCGCGATCCCGCGCAAGGTCTTCCAGGAGATCGGCCCGTTCAACCCGCGGCTGCGGCAGACCGAGGAGGTCGAGTACGGCGAACGGATGTCCGCGCGCTACGAGATCATGGTCACCCCTCATGTCCTGGGCCGCCATGACGACGACGACAAGCTGTCGGCCCTGCTGCGCAAGCTGTTCCGGCGGGCCCGGCTGAGGGTCCCGCTGTTCGCCCGGCGCCGGCGCTTCGCCAAGGGGTTCGAGACCGCGTCCCGGTCCATGGCCGCGGTGGCGGCCCTCGGCGCGGTGGCCGCCCTGCCGCTCGCCCTGCTCGGCCCGTGGTGGCTCCTGGCGCCGGTGGCCCTGGCCGGGCTCTCGGTCGCCGGGGATCTGCCGATGTACCGCTATGTCCTCAAGCGCCGGGGCGCGCGCTTTCTCGCGGTCTTCACCTCGGTGGCCTTCGCCACCAACGTCGCCATCTCGTCGGGCATCGCGGTGGGCGCCGTCTACTGGCTGTTGTCCGGCCGGTTCCGCCGGCTGTACGAGACCCAGTGGCTGACCGCTGGGGAGGAGACCGCCCGGGAGGAGATCTCCGGCGCGCCGGGGGAGCCGACCGTACGGAATCCCGGGATGACGGCATGA
- a CDS encoding polysaccharide deacetylase family protein, whose translation MSDPVRAHLAQAAWSLVRRAEVWRGAGRAGGPGRTGRRPLLAHGPLYGVPAAGGRGPDASPRRDASPRPDAPSRPVALTVDDGPDPRWTPLLLDVLDAHRVRATFFVVGERAARHPELLRRILAAGHTLGNHTYSHPQPFAALPPARIHEEIRRTQRVVTDATGVTPALFRAPAGGWSRTVLGAAREQGLTPVDWSVDPKDWRAPPAARIARTVLRARPGDIVLCHDGGGDRSGTVAALDTALGQLRRRGTVFAVL comes from the coding sequence GTGTCTGATCCCGTACGCGCCCACCTCGCCCAGGCGGCCTGGAGCCTTGTACGCCGGGCTGAGGTCTGGCGCGGCGCCGGGCGGGCCGGGGGCCCCGGGCGTACGGGCCGGCGCCCGCTGCTGGCCCACGGACCGCTGTACGGGGTCCCGGCGGCCGGCGGGCGGGGCCCGGACGCGTCTCCCCGCCGGGACGCGTCTCCCCGCCCGGACGCGCCTTCCCGTCCGGTGGCCCTGACCGTGGACGACGGCCCGGACCCCCGCTGGACCCCGCTCCTGCTCGACGTGCTCGACGCCCACCGCGTACGGGCGACGTTCTTCGTGGTGGGCGAACGCGCGGCCCGGCATCCGGAGCTGCTGCGGAGGATCCTCGCGGCGGGACACACGCTCGGGAACCACACGTACAGCCACCCGCAGCCCTTCGCCGCCCTGCCGCCCGCACGGATCCACGAGGAGATCCGCCGTACCCAGCGCGTGGTCACCGACGCGACCGGGGTCACCCCGGCCCTCTTCCGCGCCCCGGCCGGCGGCTGGTCCCGTACCGTGCTCGGCGCGGCGCGCGAACAGGGACTCACGCCCGTCGACTGGAGCGTGGACCCCAAGGACTGGCGCGCCCCGCCGGCGGCCCGTATCGCGCGGACCGTGCTGCGCGCGCGCCCCGGTGACATCGTGCTCTGCCACGACGGCGGCGGCGACCGGTCGGGGACGGTGGCCGCGCTCGACACGGCCCTCGGCCAACTCCGGCGCAGGGGAACCGTGTTCGCCGTACTGTGA
- a CDS encoding aldo/keto reductase — translation MRQRSMGQDTGIPVSTVCLGAMPFGTTVDEETSFAILDRFVEAGGTTIDTANCYSFWVPGGSGGESEAVLGRWLKDRGGRDGLTLASKVGSGPGPDGQAEGLAPAVIQEQLEGTLRRLGTDHVDLYYAHREDRTTPDEETLAAFHRTVTDGKARSLGASNHPAWRLAETRSLAERRGWTPYAAVQQRYSYLRPRPGTTLPEGGHVHATDDLLDYVGTHRLTFFAYTSLLWGAYNRPEESLPEYYAHPGTERRLRALAKVAAELGVTPVQVVLAWLTGGEPAVVPIVGVSSVAQLDECLVGAELELPAELRRILDEAV, via the coding sequence ATGCGACAGCGATCCATGGGCCAGGACACCGGTATCCCCGTCAGCACGGTGTGTCTGGGGGCCATGCCCTTCGGCACCACGGTCGACGAGGAGACATCGTTCGCGATCCTGGACCGGTTCGTGGAGGCGGGCGGAACCACCATCGACACCGCCAACTGCTACTCGTTCTGGGTGCCCGGCGGCAGCGGCGGCGAGAGCGAGGCCGTGCTGGGCCGCTGGCTGAAGGACCGGGGCGGCCGGGACGGACTGACCCTCGCCTCCAAGGTCGGCTCGGGCCCCGGGCCGGACGGGCAGGCCGAAGGGCTCGCGCCGGCCGTGATCCAGGAGCAGCTGGAGGGGACCCTGCGCCGACTGGGCACCGACCATGTGGACCTCTACTACGCGCACCGCGAGGACCGGACCACCCCCGACGAGGAGACCCTCGCCGCCTTCCACCGGACCGTGACCGACGGAAAGGCCCGGTCGCTGGGCGCCAGCAACCACCCCGCCTGGCGGCTCGCCGAGACCCGCTCGCTCGCCGAGCGGCGCGGCTGGACCCCGTACGCGGCCGTGCAGCAGCGCTACTCGTATCTGCGGCCCCGGCCGGGGACCACCCTGCCCGAGGGCGGCCATGTCCACGCGACCGACGATCTGCTGGACTACGTGGGCACCCACCGGCTCACCTTCTTCGCGTACACCTCGCTGCTCTGGGGCGCCTACAACCGCCCGGAGGAGTCCCTTCCCGAGTACTACGCGCACCCCGGCACCGAGCGCCGGCTGCGCGCGCTCGCCAAGGTCGCCGCCGAGCTGGGCGTCACCCCGGTCCAGGTGGTCCTGGCCTGGCTGACCGGCGGCGAGCCCGCCGTGGTGCCGATCGTCGGGGTCAGCTCGGTGGCCCAGCTCGACGAGTGCCTCGTGGGCGCGGAGCTGGAGCTGCCGGCGGAGCTGCGCCGGATCCTCGACGAGGCCGTCTGA